TTCTTCCTGCCGCTGAGCGACAGTAAAGACATTGGCAAGCACGACTATATCCGCTTCAAGCAATACGGGAAAGTAGTGGAAGAACCGAAAAAGAAGAGTGACATCAAGCTGAACGTGAAGATGGACATCGCGGCGAACCCCGATGCGCAGATCGACGTGATCCTGAATGCTTCCACCAATGACGTGATTTCGGCCAACGGCACGGGTAATCTGGCGATCAATGTGAACCTGGAAGGGGATTTCACGATGTATGGAAATTATACGATTAACACCGGGACCTACAATTTCAGTTTCCAGCGGCTGGCCAGCTGGAAGTTTGATATCGACAAAAACAGTACGATCACCTGGAATGGTGATCCTGGTGAGGCGCTGGTGAATATTACAGCGAAATATACCCTGCCGAAGGTGAGTTTGTACAACCTGAGTACGGCGGCGTCGATGGGTGGCGGATCAACAATGGTGGATGACAAGCTGAACCGTTCGGAGCGGGTGGACATCCTGTTGTATTTGCGGCAATCCCTTACCCAGCCGAACATCACATATGAAATTAAGCTGCCGGACGTGGGTTCGCTGGCGTATGAAAGCGGGATTGGTTCGCGGTTGAAGGAAATCAACTCCAACCAGAACCAGGCGCTGTACCAGATTTCGTACCTGCTGGCCACGGGGCAGTTCCAGCCACCGGATGGCAGCGCCAACGTGGCGATCACTGGCAAGAACAGTGTGGGCCAGGCGCTGAGTGCGCAGGCATCCGCCATCCTGAATAACTTCTCCAACACCTTCCTGAAAAACGCAGGGATCGGTTTCAACGTGAATTATACAGCGTACAACATTAATAGCAGCGCCAGCAGTTCTTATGACCGTAACCTGGTGAGCACAGGCATTACGAAAAACTTCCTCAACAACCGCATTCGTTTATACGTGGGCGGCAACTACGACTGGGGAAGGGTTTCGGCGGGCTCTTCCACCCAAAATTTCGCGGGCGACTTCCGCATCGAGTATCTTCTCACGTCCGACGGGCGCGTCCGCCTGAATGCGTTCAGCAAGATGGATTATGACGCCTGGCTGCTCGACAACCGCCTCAGGAGCGGCATTGGCATGGCCTATGTGCGGGATTACAACCGTTTCGGCGAGTTGTTTGCCGACAAGCGCATCCGCCGGATGCAGGACAGCCTGGCCCGCATTGCGATGCAAAAACGTTTGCAGGAAGACAGCCTTCGCCACGACGATCATTCCGAAGAAAAAGACACCCTCATCAAGCGCTAGTTGGTATATATACCATTTAGAAAAATGGACTAGCTGAATAAATTTCCGTGTTGATTTTTTGCATAGATTTTCGATAAAATGGAAAATTATGCAACCCACAATTGATGTAACACCCAAAGACCAAAGCCACGATCTGCGGTCGCTGCCGCACGAGCAAAAGGGTTGGTGGTAACTTATTTCTATATGGGCTTAACCTCTCCCCGGTTGGTTAACCGGTTAATCCGATTCAGGAGGGACGCTGTAAAAAATGAGAGGCCAGATGCCTAGGTTACCAAAACAATCCTGAGGCAATTTGACTAGGCCAGCGAACCCCGCGCCGTGGGCGCAGGGTTCGCTGGCTTAAAGCCTTATGATATTAAAAACGGGTGACGGTTATCCTTTCAGGATTTCGTGGCCGAGTTTATCGCGTTTGGTTTTGAGGTAGAACTCGTTGTGGGGGTTGGGATGGATTTCGATGGGTACGTTTTCCACGATTTCGAGGCCGTAGCCTTTGAGGCCGGCTCTTTTACGGGGATTGTTGGTGATGAGGCGCATTTTGGTCACGTTCATGTGCCGGAGGATTTGTGCGCCAACGCCATAGTCACGCTCGTCCATTCCGAAGCCCAGTTCCAGGTTGGCTTCCACGGTATCTTTCCCTTCCTCCTGGAGCTTGTAGGCTTTGAGTTTGTTCATGAGCCCGATGCCCCGGCCTTCCTGGTTCATGTACAGGATGAGGCCTTTGCCTTCTTTTTCTACCATTTGCATGGCGGCTTGCAGTTGTTCGCCACAGTCGCAGCGGAGGGAATGCAGGATATCGCCGGTGAAGCAGCTGGAGTGGACACGTACCATCACGGGATCGCCCTGGTTCCAGTCGCCTTTTTTCAGGGCCATGTGCATGTCCCCGGAATTGAGCTGTTTGAAGGCTACCAGTTCGAAATTGCCGTATTTGGTGGGCATCTGCACCCGTACTTCTTCCTCGATAAGGGATTCCGTGCGGAGGCGGTATTCAATCAGATCCTTGATGGAAATAAGTTTGAGATCGAATTTTTTAGCGATATCGCGGAGTTCGGGGAGGCGGGCCATGGAACCGTCTTCGTTCATGATCTCCACCAATACGCCCGCGGGTTCAAAACCGGCCAGGCGCGCCAGGTCGATGGTGGCCTCGGTATGCCCCGTGCGGCGGAGCACCCCGCCTTTCTTGGCACGCAGCGGAAAGATATGCCCGGGTTTGCCCAATTCTTCGGGACGGGTGTTGGGATCGATGAGCGCCTGCACGGTTTTGGCGCGGTCAGAAGCGGAAATGCCCGTGGTGCATCCGTGGCCCAGGAGGTCCACCGATACGGTAAACGGCGTCTGGTGCAGCGCAGTATTGTCGCGCACCATCAGCTCAAGCCCCAGCTCCTCGCAACGCTCTTCCACCAGGGGAGCACAAATCAACCCACGGCCATACATGCTCATGAAATTGATGATCTCCGGCGTTACATTGCGCGCTGCGGTAATGAAGTCTCCCTCGTTTTCACGATCCTCATCATCCACTACAATGACCAGTTTCCCCTTTTTTATATCCTCAATCGCGGATTCGATAGTATCCAGCATAAATGGTTCAGTCTATTATGAATTGAAGACGCAAAGTTAGGATATAAAATCGACGTTTGGCGCCCCTCCCTACTCCCGGAAGCCCCTCCGCCGGATACACACATATTATTATTTTACCAATTCGAAAAAATGAAAATCTCCCGACCAGACAATTAAACAAACCATGGGCTTTTTCAGTTATTAACATAGGAAATCAAAATCTATCCGTCCGATACTATCCGAATATTCAACATGTAACAATTTGTTAAAGTAGCGTTAAAATTTACACAGCATATTTCGTCATCTTTGCACCATCATCAAATTGGTTGTTATGGGAATTAAAAAGTTACTCATTACTTGTATCATGCTTGTACTGGGAGCGACCACCTCATTGGCACAGGTCACCACCGGCGGCATCACCGGCTCCATCACCGACGCTTCCACCAAAGAAATCCTTATCGGCGCCACCGTTAAAGCCGTCCATGTGCCCACCGGCACAGTGTACGGCACCACCACCATGGAAAACGGCCGTTTCAACATCCCCAACATGCGCGTAGGAGGCCCCTACACCATCACCGTCACCTACGTCAGCTACAAAGAAGAAAAAATTGAGAACGTCGCCATCCCCCTCGGTCAGACTTACCGGTTGGACGTGGCACTACAAACTGCCGCCACCGGCCTGCAGGAAGTGGTGATCTCCGGCCGGCAGGACAAAACCTTCAACGCCGGCCGCACCGGTGCCTCCACCACCATCGGCCGCGAACAGCTGAACAACCTCCCCACCCTCAGCCGCGGCGTATCCGACTTCACCAAACTCACACCCCAATCCGGCAAAAAACTCAATTTCGCCGGGCGTAACGGGTTGTATAACAGCTTTACCGTCGACGGCTCCACCTTTAACAATGCATTCGGGATCACCGAGCTCCCGGGCGGACAAACCAATGCCCAGCCCATCAGCCTCGACGCGATCGAACAGCTGCAGGTGAACCTCGCCCCTTACGACGTGAAACTCAGCGGCTTCACTGGCGCCGGCATCAACGCCGTAACCCGCGGCGGCACCAACGAATTCAGCGGTTCGGTATACACTTTTATCCGCTCCAAAGGCCTGACCGGCAATAAAGTCGACGGCGAAACCGTGCTGAAAGACGACTTCAAGCAGAACCAGTATGGCTTCCGCGTGGGCGGTCCCATCATCAAAAACAAGCTGTTCTTCTTCATCAGCGGTGAGCTCGAGCGCCAGGAATCTCCGGCCAGTAACTTCCGCGCCAACCGCGACCCGAACGCCAAATCCGTGAACGACGTCCCGCCCGGCGTGGCCTTCGTGAACGCATCTGCCCTCGATTCCGTCCGCAATCTGCTCATCAGCAAATATGGTTACGATCCGGGCAGGTACGAAGATTTCTCCCTGCCAACGCACAACGATAAAATCACAGCGCGTTTCGACTGGAACGTTAACGAAAAGAACAAGCTCACATTCCGTTATAGCTGGCTCAACGCTTACCGTGATATCGGCCCCAGCTCCTCCAACTCCAACAGCGGTCGCGGCCAGAGCAGCACATCCTTGTATTTCGAGAACATGAAATACCGCCAGTTCAACAAGCTCAACTCTTTCGTGCTGGAATGGAATAATAACATCAGCAACCGTTTCGCCAATAACCTGACGGCCACTTATTCCCGTTTCCGCGATCACCGCGAAGTGCCCGGGAAAGCATTCCCTGTGGTAGACCTGGAAAGCGGTGGCAGGAACTATATTTCTTTCGGCTCGGAACCATTCTCCGGCCTGAACAATTCGGGGCAGGACCTCTGGCAGATTACCAACAACTTCAACTGGTATGCTGGCAAACACACGCTTCTGTTCGGCGTGAGCGGCGAATATTACAAGTTTAGCAATGGCTTCGCGCAGTTTGTTTATGGGCAATACCGTTACGGTTCCGTGGCCGACTTCTTCGACGCGGTCGACGATCCCACAGTAAACCCGACTTTTTACCAGCGCACATATTCCGCCATCCCCGGTGATCCGGCCCCCATCGCCAAACTGAATACGGCCGCCATCGCAGCTTATGTACAGGATGAATACCAGATCATGAATAACTTCCGACTGACTTACGGCATCCGCGTGGATGTGCCCTGGTATCCCAATAGCCTGGCTTCCAACCCGAAAGTCAATGAAATGACTTTCCGCGACGGCGAAAAACTGGATGTTGGCAAGTTGCCTAAAGCGCAATTCCTATGGTCGCCGCGCCTCGGCTTCAACTGGGATATTGCGGATAACAACAAATACCAGCTTCGTGGAGGTACGGGCATCTTCACTGGCCGCATTCCCTACGTATGGGCGGTAAACCAGGCAGGACAGAATGGATTGCTTTTCGGTTCGGAGTTCTCCAGTAATCCCACCAACCGGCCCTTCACCGATGACCCGAACGCATATATCCCGGCCAATCCCTCTGCCGCTCCCAGTTATGCCATTAACGTGATGGACGAGAACTTTAAATATCCGCAGGTATGGCGCTCCAATCTTGCCGCAGACATACGGCTGCCGGAAGACTTTATCCTCACACTCGAAGGTATTTATACAAAAGACATCAACGCTGTGTTCCACAGAGATGCGAACCTGGCAAAACCCACCACAACGCTACCCGGCCCTGATAACCGCCCCAGGTTCCCCGATGCCAAACGTATCAACCCCAGTATTAACAACGCCATCGTACTAGATAATACTTCTAAAGGTTATTCCTATGCACTGACAGCCCAGTTGCAGAAATCCTTTGATTTCGGACTGAGCGGCATGGTGGCTTACACATATACAGATGCGAAGGATGTGACCTCAAGTCCCGGTTCCCAGGCAGCGAGCGCCTTCAACGGCAACCAAATCGTTGGCGATCCGAACATCCCGGTGCTGGCGCGTACCAACTTCCTGGTTCGTAACCGCGTGATCGGAACGTTGTCGTACCACATCCAATATGCGAAAATCCTCGGCACCACGCTCAGCCTCATTTACGAAGGCCAGGCCTACAACGACGGCTTCGATAACTCCCGCATCAGCTATGTTTACGGTGGACAGAATATCAACAATGACAATAGTACGTTCAATGATTTAGTGTACATCCCACGCGATGCCAGCGAAATCTTACTTATCCAAAGTCAGGCTGGCTTTAACCAGCCGCCAGACACGCGCACACCTGCTCAGATATGGAATGACCTCGACACTTATATAAAAAACAACCCATACCTGAACAAACGACGCGGGCAATATGCCGAAAGAAACGGGCTCGAATTCCCCTGGTACAATCGTTTCGACTTCCGTCTCGTACAGGATATTGATTTCAGTAAAATTGCGCCCAAATCGAAGAGCAAGCTTCAACTCACCTGGGACATTATCAATGTCGGGAACCTTTTGAACAGCAAATGGGGCGTAACCAAGACTGCTAACACTAACAGTTTCCTCACCTTCCGGAATTTGGGCGGTCCGGGCGGGCGACCTCAATATTCGTTCGACAAACTCTCCGGCCCTTTCCGCACCAACACTGGCATCGCATCGCGCTGGCAGATGCAGCTGGGCGTCCGGTACATTTTCAACAATTAAACCTCACCTGTAAAACGATAAAAGCCGCCCGGTACTTCCGTGGCGGCTTTTTTAATGAAGAACTTCCCTTCATTAACACAAAAATTACATCCTGGACCATATCCGTTAACGTAAATATAAGCAGAACAGTTATCCCGGCACTATCCAACAGGTGCAGAACAAACCTACCCGGTCGATGGATAAGGGAACGACAGTTCCGGGACGACCGTTTCGATCGAATTACAGAGGACAATGGCTGACAAGAGAGCCGTTTCACGCAGGTGGGCGGCTTTCTGTATTTTATGGGTGACGGGAAAGGCGGGTCAGCTTGTTTTCACGACCCATTCGAGGAAATTGGGCATCACGCCCGCCCAGGTTTCATAATTGTGACGCCCTCCCGGCACCAGCTCATACCGGATCTGGCGGCCTTTTTCATAGCCCTTCTGCTCAAGAATGCGGACGAGGTCTTCCGTATCGTCGACAGCGTCGATGATGCCGTTCGCGTTACGGTCGGCCAGTTCGTCATCAGTGCCGGCTTCAAAGAAGAATTTCAGTTGCGGACGGAAGGCGCCTTCCTCCACCTGCCGGTGCATGATGCGCGGGCCGCCGTCGGGCGATGAGCGCCACCAGAGCGAACCGGAGAACACCCCGGCTTTGTGGAACTGGTCGGGGTGATTCCAAACGATATCCAATGCGGAAAGCCCTCCCAGCGAGAATCCCGCGAAGGTAATATCAGGAAAGGACTGGTGATAGCGGCTGCGCAGGAAGGGCAACAACTCACGCAGCACAAAACGCGCGTACAAAGAAGCTTTACATCCTTCCCCCTTGCCCCTACATGTTTTTCCGTACCATATTCCTGGCTCCGTTGCGGGCCGGCATGGATGGCCGCCACCCACAAAGACGGATGAGTGGTGTTTTGCAGATGTTCCAGCATGGCGGGGAAGCCCATTCCTTCCAGCTCCTGCCCGTCGTTGATGAGCAACAGGTGCGGCGTTTCGCGCGAAGTGGGCGGCAAATAGCAATCAAAAGTCACTTCCCGCTGGAGGAAGAGCGAATACTGTCCGAATGATTCTGTTCTGGGGAGCATAGCAGGCGGGTTGGGTTCTTCTGTAATTTAACAAATTAGCCGCAGAAATCAGCCCCGGATTTGTTATTTTACATACCTGAAATCAGGAATTATGCAATTAAAACGATACCTGTTGCCTGTGGCATTGCTATTATCGCAGGCGGTTTGGGCGCAACAGGCCGTCACCCGCACCGACAAATCCGTTCCCAACACCCTGCTTAAAGGCCAGGCGCCCGACGGCGCTTATCCTTTCCTGGTAGTAACGGAACTAACCTTGCCGGGATGCAAGCCTTCGGGGCTCACTGCGGAGCAGGAAGAAACGCATGCTTCCATTTCCGAATCCGCTTCGCGGCAAATGCAGCTGGTAACGGAAAATGTGGAAGCGGGATACACGACCCTCGGCTGCAAGCGTACCGATTTTTATTACGTGACCGATACGCTGGATTTGCGCACGGTCATGCAGATTTTTTATAAAGACAATTACGGCGCCTATCCGCACACCGTGACCATCCGCCCCGATCCCGGCTGGAAGGCTTACCTCGGGCTGCTGGAAGCCACCGGCAAGTAAGACCATCCTGATACCTGAAACTGTGAAAAACCAAACGGCATATGCCCGCATGTACCATTCCTTTACCTGAAAAACGTTTATCCGTAAAACCCGAAGCATTGACAGAAAACTATCACAAATGGCAATCCCCTACGCTGGGCCGCGAATTTGAAATGCTTGTTTTCGGCCATGCCGGTTATCCGCTGGTCCTCTTCCCCACCTCCATGGGGCGTTACTACGAAAACAAGGACCGCGGCCTCATCGACGCAGTGGCCTGGTTCGTGCAAAACGGCAGGGTCCGCATTTATTGTCCGGACAGCATCGATTCGCTGAGCTGGTTCAACACCCACATCCACCCCGCCGAAAGGGCCCGCAACCACGCGCAATACGACGCCCTCCTCATGCAGGAATTGCTGCCCCGTATCCGTAAAGAAACGGGGCACGATCGCATCGCTGTGGGCGGATGCAGTTTCGGGGGATATCACGCCGCCAATTTCGCGTTCCGCCATCCCGAATCGGTGGCTTACCTTTTTTCGCTGAGCGGATTGTTTGATATCCGTTCGCGGGTGGAAGGGCATTACGATGATAACGTGTATTACCACAATCCGATGGATTTCGTGCCCGACAACCGGCACCCCGACCTCTGGAACATGGGGATCGTGCTGGGCGCGGCGGAAAACGATATTTCCAGGAGCCAGAACGAGCAGTTTTCAGGCATCCTGCAACAAAAAAATCCAGCACTGGCTTGATGTGCGGCCCAACGCGCAGCACGACTGGCCGTCCTGGAAACAGATGCTCCCGCATTATCTCTCCCTGTTAAAACATTGACGGATGATGAAAATCGGCATCCTGTACGGCCAGGAAAACACATTCCCGCAGGCGTTCACGGACCAGGTCAACCGCATCTGCGGGCCCAACGTGCTGGCGGAATCCGTGCTGATCGACAAAGCCCTGCAGGGCGGCACGGCGGAGTACGCCGTGGTGGTGGACCGCATTTCGCACGATGTTCCTTTTTACCGCGCCTGGCTGAAAGACGCCGCGCTCCGGGGTACCGCAGTGCTGAACAATCCCTTCTGGTGGTCGGCCGACGAAAAGTATTTTAACAATGCGCTGGCGCTGCGGATCGGCGTTCCGGTGCCCAACACCG
Above is a genomic segment from Chitinophaga pollutisoli containing:
- a CDS encoding bifunctional 3,4-dihydroxy-2-butanone-4-phosphate synthase/GTP cyclohydrolase II, whose protein sequence is MLDTIESAIEDIKKGKLVIVVDDEDRENEGDFITAARNVTPEIINFMSMYGRGLICAPLVEERCEELGLELMVRDNTALHQTPFTVSVDLLGHGCTTGISASDRAKTVQALIDPNTRPEELGKPGHIFPLRAKKGGVLRRTGHTEATIDLARLAGFEPAGVLVEIMNEDGSMARLPELRDIAKKFDLKLISIKDLIEYRLRTESLIEEEVRVQMPTKYGNFELVAFKQLNSGDMHMALKKGDWNQGDPVMVRVHSSCFTGDILHSLRCDCGEQLQAAMQMVEKEGKGLILYMNQEGRGIGLMNKLKAYKLQEEGKDTVEANLELGFGMDERDYGVGAQILRHMNVTKMRLITNNPRKRAGLKGYGLEIVENVPIEIHPNPHNEFYLKTKRDKLGHEILKG
- a CDS encoding carboxypeptidase regulatory-like domain-containing protein — translated: MLVLGATTSLAQVTTGGITGSITDASTKEILIGATVKAVHVPTGTVYGTTTMENGRFNIPNMRVGGPYTITVTYVSYKEEKIENVAIPLGQTYRLDVALQTAATGLQEVVISGRQDKTFNAGRTGASTTIGREQLNNLPTLSRGVSDFTKLTPQSGKKLNFAGRNGLYNSFTVDGSTFNNAFGITELPGGQTNAQPISLDAIEQLQVNLAPYDVKLSGFTGAGINAVTRGGTNEFSGSVYTFIRSKGLTGNKVDGETVLKDDFKQNQYGFRVGGPIIKNKLFFFISGELERQESPASNFRANRDPNAKSVNDVPPGVAFVNASALDSVRNLLISKYGYDPGRYEDFSLPTHNDKITARFDWNVNEKNKLTFRYSWLNAYRDIGPSSSNSNSGRGQSSTSLYFENMKYRQFNKLNSFVLEWNNNISNRFANNLTATYSRFRDHREVPGKAFPVVDLESGGRNYISFGSEPFSGLNNSGQDLWQITNNFNWYAGKHTLLFGVSGEYYKFSNGFAQFVYGQYRYGSVADFFDAVDDPTVNPTFYQRTYSAIPGDPAPIAKLNTAAIAAYVQDEYQIMNNFRLTYGIRVDVPWYPNSLASNPKVNEMTFRDGEKLDVGKLPKAQFLWSPRLGFNWDIADNNKYQLRGGTGIFTGRIPYVWAVNQAGQNGLLFGSEFSSNPTNRPFTDDPNAYIPANPSAAPSYAINVMDENFKYPQVWRSNLAADIRLPEDFILTLEGIYTKDINAVFHRDANLAKPTTTLPGPDNRPRFPDAKRINPSINNAIVLDNTSKGYSYALTAQLQKSFDFGLSGMVAYTYTDAKDVTSSPGSQAASAFNGNQIVGDPNIPVLARTNFLVRNRVIGTLSYHIQYAKILGTTLSLIYEGQAYNDGFDNSRISYVYGGQNINNDNSTFNDLVYIPRDASEILLIQSQAGFNQPPDTRTPAQIWNDLDTYIKNNPYLNKRRGQYAERNGLEFPWYNRFDFRLVQDIDFSKIAPKSKSKLQLTWDIINVGNLLNSKWGVTKTANTNSFLTFRNLGGPGGRPQYSFDKLSGPFRTNTGIASRWQMQLGVRYIFNN
- a CDS encoding alpha/beta hydrolase — encoded protein: MYARFVLRELLPFLRSRYHQSFPDITFAGFSLGGLSALDIVWNHPDQFHKAGVFSGSLWWRSSPDGGPRIMHRQVEEGAFRPQLKFFFEAGTDDELADRNANGIIDAVDDTEDLVRILEQKGYEKGRQIRYELVPGGRHNYETWAGVMPNFLEWVVKTS
- a CDS encoding DUF695 domain-containing protein; protein product: MQLKRYLLPVALLLSQAVWAQQAVTRTDKSVPNTLLKGQAPDGAYPFLVVTELTLPGCKPSGLTAEQEETHASISESASRQMQLVTENVEAGYTTLGCKRTDFYYVTDTLDLRTVMQIFYKDNYGAYPHTVTIRPDPGWKAYLGLLEATGK
- a CDS encoding alpha/beta fold hydrolase: MTENYHKWQSPTLGREFEMLVFGHAGYPLVLFPTSMGRYYENKDRGLIDAVAWFVQNGRVRIYCPDSIDSLSWFNTHIHPAERARNHAQYDALLMQELLPRIRKETGHDRIAVGGCSFGGYHAANFAFRHPESVAYLFSLSGLFDIRSRVEGHYDDNVYYHNPMDFVPDNRHPDLWNMGIVLGAAENDISRSQNEQFSGILQQKNPALA